One Cohnella candidum genomic region harbors:
- a CDS encoding ABC transporter ATP-binding protein, with the protein MNILEIRGLTKKFGDFAAVDNMSLSIREGEIFGFLGANGAGKSTTINMIASLLRSTKGEIELLGRSIAKNRKFAKANIGIVPQDIAIYEDMTAYENVSFFAGLYGLRGDTLKERAIEALEFVGLGDKLKSFPKNFSGGMKRRLNIACAIAHRPKLIIMDEPTVGIDPQSRNYILNSVKKLNEMGCTIIYTSHYMEEVEEICTRVAIVDHGKVIADGTKEQLTSIITDTKDVWIGVKSGETVKTEALKEIPGVLSVRLEEQTLKINSKSETGSLNRIIQQLIKDQVEIRSVEEQAPNLETVFLTLTGRNLRD; encoded by the coding sequence ATGAACATATTGGAAATCCGCGGCCTGACCAAGAAATTCGGCGATTTCGCCGCCGTCGATAACATGTCGCTCAGTATCCGGGAAGGAGAAATCTTCGGCTTCCTCGGCGCCAACGGAGCCGGCAAAAGCACGACGATCAACATGATCGCCTCGCTGCTGCGCAGCACGAAGGGCGAGATCGAATTGCTGGGGCGCAGCATCGCGAAGAACCGCAAATTCGCCAAAGCGAACATCGGCATCGTGCCGCAGGACATTGCCATTTATGAAGACATGACCGCGTATGAGAACGTCAGCTTTTTCGCCGGACTGTATGGCCTTCGCGGGGACACGCTGAAGGAGCGCGCCATCGAGGCGCTCGAATTCGTCGGGTTGGGCGACAAGCTGAAGAGCTTCCCGAAAAATTTCTCGGGCGGCATGAAGCGCCGGCTCAACATCGCGTGCGCTATCGCCCACCGGCCGAAGCTCATCATCATGGACGAACCGACGGTCGGGATCGATCCGCAATCGCGCAACTACATTTTGAACTCGGTGAAGAAGCTGAACGAAATGGGCTGCACGATCATTTACACGAGCCACTACATGGAAGAGGTCGAGGAAATCTGCACGCGCGTCGCCATCGTCGACCACGGCAAGGTCATCGCCGACGGGACGAAGGAACAGCTCACGTCCATCATCACCGATACGAAGGATGTCTGGATCGGCGTCAAATCGGGAGAGACCGTGAAGACCGAAGCATTGAAGGAAATTCCGGGCGTCCTGTCCGTCCGGCTGGAGGAGCAGACGCTCAAAATCAATTCCAAATCCGAAACCGGGAGCCTGAACCGGATCATCCAGCAGCTGATCAAGGACCAAGTCGAAATCCGCTCGGTGGAGGAGCAGGCTCCGAACCTGGAGACCGTCTTCCTGACGCTGACCGGCCGAAACCTGAGGGACTAA
- a CDS encoding sensor histidine kinase, giving the protein MDGWTIGNKASWLFYVISASFYAAAVHDSWLILVYLVYLILNVAILVFRGKKVRTSLECVSAAFVIVCAYRLDPAFFLLLPANAVMAASTLGTGRIWPPFAALLPVFLVPRPLLPLYLVSGGLSCLMNAIGRYYTDKLRRLEEDREKMREDVFRLNRSLNENKEYIRQSEYTIKLEERNRLSQQIHDDIGHSMAGALIQMEAARTLLKTDGDKASELIGNAIAISKEGLERIRLTLKDMKPKAQEMGINRMRLFADELSAKRNLQATLSHDGDIDAVTPIQWKIIQENATEAVTNSLKYGDVTAIHIEIQVLNKFVKSVVSDDGRGAEKVVKGLGIVGMEERAASAGGMVIVDGTKGFSVTTLLPRGGR; this is encoded by the coding sequence ATGGACGGATGGACGATCGGGAACAAAGCGTCATGGCTCTTCTATGTCATCTCCGCCTCCTTCTATGCGGCTGCGGTACACGATTCCTGGCTGATCCTCGTTTATTTGGTCTATTTAATCCTGAACGTTGCGATTCTCGTGTTCCGCGGGAAGAAAGTCCGTACATCCCTGGAGTGCGTATCCGCTGCTTTCGTCATCGTGTGCGCTTATCGTCTGGATCCGGCCTTCTTCCTGCTCTTGCCGGCCAACGCCGTCATGGCGGCTTCCACTCTCGGGACAGGGAGAATATGGCCGCCGTTCGCCGCGCTGCTGCCGGTTTTCCTCGTTCCCCGTCCGCTGCTTCCGCTTTATTTAGTGAGCGGAGGGCTCAGCTGTCTGATGAATGCGATCGGGCGCTACTATACGGACAAGCTTCGCCGGTTGGAGGAAGACCGTGAGAAAATGCGGGAAGACGTGTTCCGGCTGAATCGTTCGCTTAACGAAAACAAGGAATACATAAGGCAGTCCGAATACACGATCAAGCTCGAAGAACGCAACCGGCTCTCCCAGCAGATCCACGACGATATCGGCCATTCAATGGCGGGGGCGCTGATCCAGATGGAAGCTGCCCGAACGCTGCTTAAGACCGACGGGGACAAAGCCTCCGAGCTGATCGGCAACGCGATCGCGATTTCGAAGGAAGGGCTGGAGAGGATCCGGCTGACGTTGAAGGACATGAAACCGAAGGCGCAGGAAATGGGCATCAACCGGATGCGCCTGTTCGCGGATGAACTGTCGGCCAAGCGGAATCTGCAGGCGACGCTCTCCCACGACGGGGATATCGACGCGGTGACGCCGATTCAGTGGAAGATCATTCAGGAAAACGCGACGGAAGCGGTCACCAATTCCCTGAAATACGGGGACGTGACTGCCATTCATATCGAAATCCAGGTGCTCAACAAATTCGTCAAGTCGGTGGTCTCGGACGACGGGCGCGGGGCGGAGAAAGTGGTAAAAGGGCTCGGCATCGTCGGCATGGAAGAACGGGCGGCTTCGGCCGGCGGCATGGTCATCGTCGACGGTACGAAAGGCTTCAGCGTGACGACGCTGCTCCCCCGCGGCGGAAGATGA
- a CDS encoding response regulator transcription factor, whose protein sequence is MKIKVLIADDNSFIREGMKIILSSFEEFEVAGTAEDGAEAVAFCENHEVDVALLDVRMPNMNGVEAARLLTERTRVKPLILTTFDDDEFILDAIRSGVKGYLLKNNDPERIRDAIRSVYHDHPVLQDVVLEKLKSNLTGGSIQPAAEVSQTPLISASTSAEPPRAADKIDRSLFTERELDVMAQIARGLSNKEISKKLFLSEGTTANYITSILNKTGLEHRTQIAIYYLTGEVPTSDE, encoded by the coding sequence TTGAAAATCAAGGTGCTCATCGCCGACGACAATTCGTTCATCCGGGAAGGCATGAAAATCATCCTGTCCAGCTTCGAGGAATTCGAGGTGGCGGGCACGGCGGAGGACGGGGCGGAGGCGGTGGCCTTCTGCGAGAACCACGAGGTGGACGTCGCCTTGCTGGACGTGCGCATGCCGAACATGAACGGCGTGGAGGCGGCGCGGCTGCTGACCGAACGGACGCGGGTGAAACCGCTGATCCTCACGACTTTCGACGACGATGAGTTTATCCTGGACGCCATCCGTTCCGGCGTCAAAGGATACCTTCTCAAAAATAACGATCCCGAGCGGATCCGGGACGCCATCCGAAGCGTGTACCATGACCATCCCGTGCTGCAGGACGTCGTCCTGGAGAAGCTCAAGTCGAACCTGACCGGCGGGAGCATCCAGCCTGCGGCGGAAGTTTCCCAAACGCCCCTGATTTCAGCATCGACCTCCGCCGAACCGCCGCGCGCCGCGGATAAAATCGACCGCAGCCTGTTCACCGAACGCGAGCTCGACGTGATGGCGCAAATCGCGCGCGGCCTGTCGAACAAGGAAATCTCGAAAAAGCTGTTCCTCTCCGAAGGCACGACGGCGAACTATATCACGTCGATCCTGAACAAAACGGGACTGGAACATCGGACGCAAATCGCCATCTACTATTTGACGGGCGAAGTGCCGACGTCGGACGAATAG
- a CDS encoding helix-turn-helix domain-containing protein, with protein sequence MKPAAQGTKGILNAEAGKRKFRLERYEPSEDLTFAIELIWTVVWDLRGEEPYDQTILSYPSVNLTFEADADGIFAGVYGVPENTYTRHLRDEGWTLGVKFRPGGFYPFWRKPVSDLTGQRMDLKSMFGDEGAALAEQVLADRPDTAKQIERVEQFLRERLTERDEEVGRIGRMVEAVIADRSIVKVEDMAERFGLQVRSLQRLFNRYVGVSPKWVIQRYRLQEAADLMERGETPDWPALAQELGYYDQAHFIKDFKSVIGKAPESYIKNLQPE encoded by the coding sequence ATGAAGCCGGCCGCGCAAGGCACGAAAGGAATCTTGAACGCGGAAGCGGGCAAACGCAAATTCCGGCTGGAACGTTACGAGCCTTCGGAAGACCTGACATTCGCGATCGAGCTCATTTGGACGGTCGTTTGGGACCTGCGGGGCGAGGAACCGTACGACCAGACGATCCTCTCGTATCCCAGCGTGAATCTGACGTTCGAAGCGGATGCGGACGGCATTTTCGCGGGCGTGTACGGCGTTCCGGAAAACACCTATACCCGCCATCTGCGGGACGAGGGCTGGACCCTGGGGGTAAAGTTTCGGCCGGGCGGTTTTTATCCGTTTTGGCGCAAGCCTGTTTCCGATCTGACCGGGCAGCGGATGGATCTGAAAAGCATGTTCGGCGACGAAGGCGCGGCATTGGCGGAGCAAGTGCTGGCGGACCGGCCGGACACGGCGAAGCAAATCGAGAGGGTTGAGCAATTCCTACGGGAGCGGCTCACGGAACGTGACGAAGAGGTCGGGCGGATCGGGCGGATGGTCGAGGCCGTCATCGCCGACAGGTCCATCGTCAAAGTGGAGGACATGGCCGAGCGGTTCGGCCTCCAGGTACGCTCGCTGCAGCGGTTGTTCAACCGGTATGTGGGCGTCAGCCCCAAGTGGGTCATCCAGCGATACCGGCTTCAAGAGGCGGCGGACTTGATGGAACGCGGGGAAACGCCGGACTGGCCGGCGCTGGCGCAGGAATTGGGCTATTATGACCAGGCCCATTTTATCAAGGATTTCAAATCGGTCATCGGAAAGGCTCCGGAATCTTACATCAAGAATTTGCAGCCGGAGTGA
- a CDS encoding SRPBCC family protein produces MKDLQYVTYVGASPEAIWKLLVEPEGTKQIFFGSVLRSTFEIGALYEYVGPGNDGEETVHVYGNILEYEPYLRMSYTEHPGPSYRENHAELETRVTMTLETVGGCTKVTLVNDRWPEGHPSYESTASSWPMILSNIKTLAETGKTLDFGW; encoded by the coding sequence ATGAAAGATTTGCAATACGTGACGTACGTCGGCGCTTCGCCGGAGGCGATCTGGAAGCTTCTCGTGGAGCCGGAAGGCACCAAGCAAATATTTTTCGGCAGCGTGCTTCGCTCGACCTTCGAAATCGGCGCTCTCTATGAATACGTCGGGCCCGGCAATGACGGCGAGGAGACGGTCCACGTGTACGGCAACATCCTCGAGTATGAGCCGTATTTGCGCATGAGCTACACCGAGCATCCGGGTCCTTCCTACCGGGAAAACCACGCGGAGCTGGAAACGAGAGTCACGATGACGCTGGAGACCGTCGGAGGCTGTACGAAGGTGACGCTGGTGAACGACAGGTGGCCGGAAGGCCATCCTTCCTACGAGTCGACGGCGAGCAGCTGGCCGATGATCCTGAGCAACATCAAAACGCTGGCGGAAACCGGCAAAACGCTGGACTTCGGCTGGTAA